Proteins encoded together in one Lathyrus oleraceus cultivar Zhongwan6 chromosome 5, CAAS_Psat_ZW6_1.0, whole genome shotgun sequence window:
- the LOC127084868 gene encoding small ubiquitin-related modifier 1 — MSSGVANNEEDKKPTDQGGAHINLKVKGQDGNEVFFRIKRSTQLKKLMNAYCDRQSVDFNSIAFLFDGRRLRAEQTPDELEMEDGDEIDAMLHQTGGSVV; from the exons ATGTCGTCAGGTGTGGCCAACAACGAGGAAGACAAGAAGCCCACTGATCAGGGCGGCGCACACATCAACCTTAAAGTCAAGGGTCAG GATGGGAATGAAGTGTTCTTTAGGATCAAGAGAAGCACACAACTTAAAAAGCTTATGAATGCTTACTGCGATCGTCAGTCTGTGGACTTCAACTCCATTGCCTTTCTCTTTGATGGGCGTCGCCTCCGTGCCGAGCAGACTCCAGACGAG CTTGAAATGGAAGATGGGGATGAAATTGATGCCATGCTTCATCAGACAGGAGGTTCTGTTGTCTGA